The window CTCTTTTGCGGATACTTTAGAAActaaataagtttctttgagacttactacgacATAATAcgttattgataatcaattttattcaTCCAAAATAGTAATATTGGCTCTgtaagagctctcaattaattttgtactatcaCATATTAATTAACATCCTCacggtgaatatctcttttaaagagaaagttataccattatggtcattGTCAGAATTATATGCAATATCTGTTTCTTGCATTGTTATCCTTTAATAATCTCATTGCCAAGtacaataggtacgtgaccaatgacgagtcatgccataataatgatattattttcttgtttcatctcaaacctccttctagaaGTGGGTGTGGTATATttactaccactagcacgttcatattattccaagaatgaatatgtatccataaatcacatgttatcacattcacatcatgaatggaccataatcatccaTATGTGTTTTACGAGATCTCATGTCAAATCAATGACAAATATTATTTTCGCacagtgaaggattattttgagaatccttattattctcattaccaCACTGATGACAATTATAATTTCATCTAtttccacgtccacatccattgataccttcactataataattttgtcttctttcagataTTACATATTGTTACCATGTTCTTTTAAGGGaacgagaatgaagcaaattcaatgggacgagttttcacttcttgtgctcataatcatacatgaatttgatcatagtaagacatagaaattttaccacttcaggtggttataatttcttacaaactctaTTAGACTTATAATTTTTTcttgtctttgcttgtatttaaaatcaaattatagaatttcaagaatttaaaaaataaaaataaggtaaaatacttaCATTAAATTCATAATTTATTTCTCAAGGAATCATgtaacaattgacaatcattatgtaCAAGTTGAGCACCATGCACGTATCCAAAAGCCTCTACTCAATTGGTTGGCATCTCGTGCTGATAATGTgtgataaaacaataaaagaagaagaagagtattgcagaaaaaagtagagagagagaattcttattgatttgggatgaatgACAATGtaatagaacccctctatttataaggaaaagtgacttagccaccaagtaacaaaccctaaaatctctctaaaatataaacCTTTCccataaataaaatactatttataacaGACATCAAATAAACTTTTACTTATTAAAAAAGATGCTTTTATAAAATTACAAAACTCTAAATAGTAGGAAGTCCATAATGCAATATTCTGTTATAATACAATTCCTTCAATATATTCAGTTATTAGAATACATTTAGTTGGGGCCGAGGAAAAATTTGTTTATTcttttttggttaattttggatgctcttcttttaattttttgttatCTTTGTATTAAATATgtgaattaatatatatatatatatatatatatatatatatatatatatatatatatatatatatatatatatacactatattgTAACTGATGAGAATGGTAATTCGTAAAATATTTTAATACTAAGCTCAACAATTAgaataacaaagaaaatatttgagAATATAAATGAGAAAGAGAGTGAGCAAAAATTGGTCCACAAATATTAAATAACACTAATATTCAACAAGCATAAAGATCTAAAAATAAAATAGTCATTAATTCTTTATTATGTtagaataaattttatttaaaaataaaatttgtgaTGCATTTGATAAAATTGTAATTACAATTAATATTTCAAATTTGGAACGAACTATatgtcttatatttttattttatatcttaccCTTAGATTACTATCAAAGTAAAACAATTGCCAATTAAAAATTCGTAATATATGTATCTATATTAATATATCTTACACCTTTATTTTATAACTTAAGCacaatttttaatataatattaatgCGATCTTATTCTTTAAAGAAAGATTATTGAGACAAGATATACAGACAACGTgggtattatattaaaagcatgaagacATTTAACGAATGTCGTTcgcttttttctcttttgttaccctttaaaatattatatattgaataaaataataatttaagtttttcctaaaatttagggcttcaaaattaattattttatatattaaatacGTCCTTATTTAAAATAGGTAATCCTAACCACAAACATACTTTTACCACGCTTGTTTTCCCGTTCCTTTTATTAATAAGAGATAATGTGCCTATTATATTTTTAACTCTAGAATATTTAATAAACTATTATTAATGTATTAATGTTTACCTACAAGAAAAGACTAATTTAAAActaataatttttttcatttcaaacttgatctttataaacaaaaaagaaaatctgAAGTACCTTCAAATTAATgttaattattataaaaatactttgtttaataagtcatttaaatattttttataaattttagaagtttaaaattaataaaacttttgtttattaaatttttcttatttggtctaaaagtcctaatatttataactttaaaatgttaaaaatttattttatatggatCATGCACTTAATTACACGGAATGCTTATACACCAGACtgccatttttttaattttaattctaacaacttgtttggatgattgttacctATTATATTATATCGTATTGTTACATTAAatacgatgtttgttttgattgttacttaaattttattgtatcgtactATTAAATccatcgttacgtaacgatgaaCTGTGTCACTTTATGTAATGACCGTTTTGGTGTGGTCGCGCCGTTACCTtatcttttctctcatctcatgATTCATTATTATTTCTAATgaccttattttattatttgcactatatttttatataataattttaaccTGTATCATAAATTTTTTGTAATATAgcaaatatatttttcatattgttggtgcatgataTCATAAAACGAcgacaaacaatacaatctatccaaatattatatttgtcaaacgatacaatacaacacagtacaatacaatacgatatgaTACGATAAATTATGAAACGATGCGTAACGACCATCCAAACAACCTATAAGTCATTCTTTGGAGTAAATATGTCATGGATGAGTCttctttcaattataaattctctCACAAACTTGCCTTAGTatccttttaaatattttttattttattttcattgctatttaaattgatttgtgatcatatgaaagttgtagattaTTAGTTGGCTGATTATATATTTCAACTTCTATCCTTCAGCACTATTTAGATTTTTACAGACTTGTTCTTTCTGAAACTGAAAAGGAAGCATGACAACTTGTGAATTGAAAGTTATGatattattaaactgaaataaattTTCAGTTGAATTATTGACTTATGATTGAGGATTTTTACGAGAGCCTTTATTTATTGAGTTATTATACACGATTAACATATATGATCATCTTCATGAactcatatttttattttattatataaatataaattttaaataaattaatactTATTGAGATAGCATACACGCGCGATGCGCGTAgaccagtatatatatatatatatatatatatatatatatacacacacacacacacacacatatatatatatgggatatgggttCTTGGCTACTTAAACATGTACCAGTTTGCAAAGCCGATATATAAACCTACagttttcccatttgaacactccaaTTTGACGGAATAAGTACTAATAAACCACTTTGACCATTAACTATGCTTGCCTGGCAGTGACATAGATGATGCAGACAAAATACGTGTCAATCACACAGAAATGTGCGTGAATACAATAATTTGACCAAAGAAAAAACTATAATGaataggaaaaaaaattaaaaaaatgaaaaagaaaagggaaatgaCCCCTAGCTTGTCAGTACTTATTTTCGCCCTCTTTCTTCTCTTCAACTTAAGCAGAGGATAGAGAGCATCACAGAGTTTAATTCCGGCCAAATTCGAATTTTTTCTTTGGTCTAATCATGACCATATTGGTGTTGAGAATTTGATTCAGTATAAGAGAAAGAAAGAAcagtaaataaaaaaagaaagaataagatATGGGAAGGAAAAGTGGTGGGTAAATGGAGAAGAAGGAAGCTAGGTGAGATCAGAAGTGTGaggtctttttcttctttttcctttttctgtttTTAATTTGTAACTTATTTTTTGCtgatttaatatttaaaaatggGACCCACAAATAACACATATCAAGTAATAAACAATTTAGCATATGATATGTTGTACATGTCAGCATAATTGATATACACGCTCTGCTAGATGTCAAGTTGTGAAATTAGAGTGTTCAAATGGAAAAACTATAAATTTATGTATGAGAATACACGTTTAAGTGGCGTAGAAATGGCGTGGGGTAGCCACTGTTTAAGCTGGTATTTACTCTTTATCCAGCATTTTTAATGCTTAGCAATAGTagccactagtctattaaaattaatatgaaaagactgtGTTACCCTTTCTTCCATATCTTTTCCCAAACGGAAATGCAGTGTATTTATACTGTTTCATTTCCGCATCTAAGGTGCGCAATCGTGTATTCGGAACCTCACCTTCACCCATTGGTAAGGAAGGTCAACGAGAGCACCAAATGGTACGAACTTCTATTAATGCTACTGAATGTTAAATGCCTTTGGTTATAGTTCTTGTTGATAAGCTAAACAAGTATGAAGAACATAAGAGAACGATTACAAAAGCAAAAGGAGAATGGGGAGAGGTTCcagatttttaaaaaagattaagATATGACGttgtgaaaataagaaaaagagttATGAGTAAACAAGAAATGCAATTCCTTCctagaagttaaggacatgtagtcctgaagtcctaaagttaaattcaaaagttaaggacatggtcctgaacttagagtttcaagttcaaaagttaaggaaatgTAGTCTTGAAGTCTTAAagtcaagttcaaaagttaaggacagacagtccttaacttacagttacaagttctaaagttaaggacatgcagtcgttaacttacagttacaagttcaaaagttaaggacagacagtccttaactttgatttccaagttcaaaagttaaggatagacagtccttaacttatagttacacgttcaaaagttaaggacaagcagtccttaacttacagttacaagttcaaaagttaaggacgctTGATCTTgaagtttgagttccaagttcaaaagttaaggacatgtaaccttgaagtcctgaacttagagttccaagttcaaaagttaaggacatgtagtcctgaacttagagttacaagttcaaaagttaaggacatgtagtcctgaacttagagttacaagttcaaaagttaagggcatgtagtcctgaagtcctgaacttagagttccaagttcaaaagttaaggacatgtagtcctgaaatcctgaagttaaggacatgagcagaagAGTATTTTCGTCCGGacagttaaagtttattaaagtagtggctaaaaactaaagatattttaaacgatggcttaaaagtaaatacatgtgttattagtggtCAACCGTGCACATCCCCTTGAGTGGATTTATTGCGCTAGGAAAATAACATAGAGCGGGGCAATCTAACTGAAATTATCGCCCCATACTCGGCCCGCTGCCGTCAGCCCGAACAGTTGCGAGGGAAATTGAAATCGTTCAAATCCCCCAAATTCCCCACTCCCCCCTTTTTATTTTCCCACTTCACTTCTTCTCTTCCCCAAAACTCACCCCCTACCCCCGCCGGAAACATCATTTCTACGCGGCTCAGCCTCTCCCGGAAGCCGCAGATTCCCCCCTATTGGATTTAGGGTAATCACAGATGATTTGGAACTTGTACGATTCTTAGGTTTTGATTAAATCTTAGGTAAATGGCTATTGTTTCACTGCCGTAAATCAAATGAATTCCAATAAAAAGcttataaaatatgtatattacaATATATTAACATCACTTATGTGATTTTACTGATTATAATATTTGTTGACCATTTTTTGGTATCTGATTTCTATGTTTTTCTTTTGATGTGTGATGTCTGAAGAAGCTATTTTAGTTAAAGTTAGAGAAGATGGCGAAGGTGGCTGCTGCGGGTCCCGTACATCCATCAAATGCACTTAAGTTTGGTGGGGGTGGTGGTTCTAAGGTCACTACCACCACAGTGAAACGAAAAACTCCATCTGAGTTACGCGTGAGTACCTCTTTTCCCGATTTATTTTTAATCAGCTTTTTAAATATGAAAGTAGAATTCTTTATGGCTATATATGTAATTTAAATGAGATGAACGTAAGAATGGGAGATTATGTGATTACTTTGTGGGTGAAGAGAGCATTTCTAGTTAGGCCTAGTATGTAAAACCTCACTCACTTGTCCATCAATTGGGCCTTGTATGAGATGATTATCTttatttatttagaaataatttaactttaaatttttcatttaCCTTTAATGAGATGAGTTAGCCACACGAATATTTATGCCATGTTTTAgttcacaagtttcaaaagtatgTCTTTAAACtctgtgcctagtcaaactaatCACATAAAATGGAAGATGGAGTGGTTAGTAACCTCTTTACCTGTATTAAAACCAAGATTTAACTTATATTCACTtacaatataaatttttttttacatcAATTTTTTACATTGTACTTTAACCTACCTATTATAGCaagttatttactttattttcaaGCTACCAGACTAGACTTATTGTGGATAGTCACATGTTGTAGTCATCATAACCTAATTATGTAAAACAGTTTTACATTATCCATGTAAGTGCACAAAAGTTAAACTCTAAAAATTATTTCATTCCTCCATTGCACTATCCATATCAGTGCATAGGACGCACAAgtttctttttgcttttattttgaaagaaactCTTACAATATAGTTGAAATTAAACATATTGGTTAATttacaattaaaatttgacaaaaaactatcttttttttttttttttgaattttgtaagTAGAACAAATCTCTCAATATGGGCATCCATGAGCATCTTTCTCTACAACCACCAAACACACCACACCCTTGTAGCTGTGAGCACTGACAATACCTGAGGCCTGATGCACCACAATTGAAGGATATCTGGAGAAGTAATTGAATGAATGTTACTTCTCTAATCTGTACTTGCTTTCAAAAGCAATCCTGCAAACATCCATTTCTCTGTTTAGATCATATATTCTGTGAGGAGAAGTTTCTGGAAGGAGATGGGTTCATCTCCAGCCATTACAATGGAGAATAAGGCTGCTTGCATTTAACTTATTGGTGCAGCTGTAACAGGGATTGTGCATGTCATCTGAGATTGTTTATGTGTCCCCAGGGAGGGATAAAGGGATAGAGGGGTGGTAAGAGAAAATGGTTCGGCAGCATAATTTAATGGGGAATATCTTCTGGTTTGTGTACATGTGTCAGCTGAGGGAGGATGAAGAAGTTAGAGTTGCGTATTATTTCCAGAATTGGTTTTTCGAAAGTCAATCAAAGAGCGTAAACATTTAAGTTTAGctagcaaatcaaagaaaaggaaaatataaatgGTCGCTTAAATGATTTAACATTACTTAATTTGATGTGCATTCAAACTATTGATAAATGGTTACCTTTTCCTTCCAATTTTAAGCGTAAACTGGAGTGCAATGAAAGTTGAGTAATTGCTTTGGGGTGGTTGTATTCTTTACATCAAGTAAGTTCTACTTTCAAAGCATGACTAACTTTCTCTTCTCGTGGTATGATCAATTGAGATGCTCACTGTATAATCTTGTAGTGCTATATGCAAAAGAACGTGCCTTAGCTCATGTCATGTTTTCATTTCCGGTCTGATCTTGCGGACATACATGCGATATTTATGTTAGTCATGTGAAGATGGTGTGTGATTTTCACATGTATTGCCTTTTTAAAGTACTTTTATTTGTTAATACAAATGGTATATATGGAGGTGCGTATTGGCTTTCAACATACGTGAATGACATAGTAAAAGCTCGCTGGGGGCATGCTTAGCCTGAAGTGTGCATCATAGGCCCTTGGTGGCTTTGCTTATACGGCACATTGGTGCGGGCACGAGGACATTAAGGCGTGTGCCTCATCGCCCGTAGGCTTTGTCTTGAAGAGTGCACACTAGGCAGTAAATATAATTGCCAAGTGAATTTTATTTGTTAAGGAAGCgatataaatgaatatgttggtgATTAAGAATAATATAAGAAAGTTAGTATAGATAGTCATGAAATGTGACTTGGAAAATCTATATTGCATCTTTGTAGGTCTAGTAAACCTTGGCGCTTTTCTTCACTTTTGCCTTTGACACACTGAATATGACAGGGAGAGCAATTGAAGAGAAAGAATACTACGCAACTTGTGGATGAATCATCAGCCCCAATTGGTGGCTCTATGAGGTAATTTTTGTTTCCATTTCTCTTATAACTTTTTAAGTGCAACTAACAAAGTCCATTCACTTGTTTGAAAGCAATGGTGTTTTCCCTGGGCCCAAGAGATCTGATGTATCGAAGAACCCAAGATATATTGATACTCGTGTGGACGAGCTATTTCCTGTCTGAAAAAACAGCATCAGGCTAAATTTGATTTCGAGGAAAGAAAATGTCAAGGTTAGTTTACTTATTGTCGCGGTACTTTTATTTGGAATCTATGTAATTCAGCAAATGCTTCGACcgacttctttttgtgttttccCTCACTAATTAAGTATCTTTATTTCTTCTCTCTGGCAGGAATGCAGCAGAGCAAAGTGGTAGTATTAAAAAATCTTCTGTGCCTTCAGCATTTCTTGCTGAGAATCAACAACAATTGAAATGGTAATTATGTAGAATAGTATTAAATATTTGTAGGAATGTATTGTCTGTTATATCTTCTTTCTGCTCATTTAATGATTTTTTCATATATTGTCATTAAAAGCCCAGAATCCTTTCTTGCTTCAACTGTAAGTGGAAAAGATTGTGCAACCAAAACTTGTAGCACAAGTCAAAGGTGCAATGAAAATACTTTCCGCAGCGTCACTGAGCTGTCACTGGGAGGTGTAGATGCACATGGCTTGTCTACTATTGATATGGTACTTACTATTGCCAGCATCTATCCTCTTTAATTGCTCTGTATACTTTTTTTTTTCACCGGTCTTTATACTTAGATAAAGCTAAGGATTAACCTTTTATCTTCTATTGATAGGATAAAGCCTTAAAAGGACTCGCTACCCATGAGCATCAAGTTGCTTCTGCTAAAATTGCTGAATCCTCTGAACCAGATGGTGGTTCAAGGTCAAAAATTTTCTCCTCAGAACTCCATGTCCCATGTAAGATGACCCCGTTGGATCTGACGGTGAAAACTAATATACGAGTTGTGTCTGCATCTTCCATCAACTGGTGAGTGATGACTTGATTGATTTGTTATATAATGCGTCATTTTAATATCGACGCATGTCTACATTTATTTGTTGGAAAAACTGTCCATATGCATTGCATTCCGTAGTTGAACTCATGAAATGTTGAGCTCCTGTTACAACTTATAAGGAATCTGTTTTTTCTTGGTTTTAGCCTGAAAGAATTCGTGCGTCTCTGGAAGTTTATTTTACCACCAACAAGGCAAGATGTTTTGAAATACCTGCAGTCCCGTTTGGATCTGGAGTTACAGAGCTTTTTTATGATATTGCTCCAAGTGTTTTAGGTTTATAATGCAGTATCTGATGTATACAATTTCTTTCCTGAGAGTTACAAGTTCTCTTAAGTTATCACATGCTAAAGTAATACTTGATGGCATGTCACTTAACTAGTGGCATAGCCATTTAACAAGTGAGAGATGTACATAACATTTTCTCTGACCAAGTGACCATGCCATGAACTGTGTCCCCCCCAAAAAAAGACAAGTGTTGCTGCATGTCTTATTACTTTGAATTGTGTTCCTCGGTGTTGTGTTTTTAAGGTTAATTGTGTCTCGTATAATCTGTAGGTTTCATAGATTGATCAATTGTGGCACCAGCAATGTGGTGGCAAGGTTTACATCCTCGAATTGTTCCACGAGTCAAAAGATGACCTGCTTTCCTGAAATGAATTCTGTTTCCCAAGCAGTTAATCATTGGTCATTGCATTCCTGGATGTATCCGCAGTCTCCTCTACCGCCTTCAGTTATATCAGCTTTAACATTGTCTGCTTCAACGGGAGGTATTTGCTGGATTCTTCTGTATAGTCCTACCTTTTGCTTGCTGTCTTTCCTCCTGACTGTAGAATTTTTACTTTTAATCCTAGGGCAACTGGACTTTTTAAGCGAAAGGCAGCTAGCATGGCAGGATTCCTTTCGAAGTTTATATTACATGCTTCGGAAGAATGTTTGCAGCATCTTCTACGGTAAGTATCATTTTTAATTACCACCTTCATGTGCCACTTATAACTGACATACAGGTTTTACCTTTTGTTCTCTTCGCATTTCATGAGACTTCACATTTATAAATAGTGGTGATTTAGGATGGACATCTGCAActtagaaaaaaaagagaaatgcaaTATATGAATTCTTTATGATATTATTACTTGGTTAGGCAATTGGGTCTTACCAGTAGAGTCTCTGATATTGGTCTACAAGGAATTTTTAACACATAGACATGTACCTATTTTCAGCCTAGTTATGTTGCTTGTAATGATAGAGAAACTATTTGTAGTGATTACGGCAGGTTCTGTTTTACACGGAAGCCAGGGTTCTACTATCTATTTTTTCCTCCCTTTTCAGATGTATTTTCCGTTATTATGTGTTAATGATCATTGTTTAACTTTATTGGTTTTTGGTACTTGTGATGTTTGTTAACTCCTAGGTCTAAAGGTCTGGTGTTCAGCTTCTTGGCTTATACATACTTGCCTTTAACAGCTCTACTCTGAGACAATTTAAGAACACATACAAAAGTTCGCATTGCCATGTCCATTGAAGAACTATCCAATGGTGATGTAAATGACAGCCATTGCTACTCGCCTGTTGCTTCTTCCATGATTCTACTTATTTGCCTGACTACCCTTCTTTTCTCCCAAAGTCCAGAAAGGGTAACACCTGAATTAGATTAGATCTCTTTGGATGAGGTGATATAGAATCTAATTAACATAAAATACAAACCAATCTGATTTTAATTTTCTGTTGTAATAACTCTGTAAAACTAAATAAAGATGCAATTGTTTGTGGATACAGTTTATTGGCAGCTTAAAAGTCATTCCCTTTGTTCCATTTTATATTGACTCTTTCCTTATTAGCCTGTTTCAAAATGAATGACTTCAGTTATATAAAATGGAATAGTGAAAATACCTTTTTTTCTGCTTCATTGTAGTCATTTGAATTCTATGTATTCATGTTCTCTCTCTGTTTTTAACTTTGCAGTCTGCACTGCCCAATTTGTGGTCATGTTCACCAGTTCTTATTCTGAGGAAAACTGTGTTTGCAATGCATATATATCTCAGTCAACCCGGGGTTTGAGGTCATCACTCAAAGAACATGTAAGATGATGACTTGATGGTACTTCTTATTTTGCTTATTTCTTCATGGTATTCTTCAAGCATAGTTCGTTTGTTATCCAGCTCGTTTTGGCCTATTTGGTTTCTGCTGTTACCCTCCTGCAAAGTGCTGATACAATGCTTTTAGTTTGTGATTGTAAAAGTTGATCCTGGAGCAGCTCAGGGATGTTCTAATGAGTCACTAAAGTTTCATGTACTTGATTAGGTCTAACCTCTGTAATTTAAGCTCCCCAACAACTAGACTAGTTTTAATGATGTAATGATTTGCAAGTAATGTTAGTTTGGATTTGAATAGCATCTTATATTGCCAGATAACATTACACAAGTTATGAAACTTGGTGTGTGCTCCAGTGGAGAAGTTCCATATGTTAGTCCATAAATAGGAGCCGTAAAGCAAAAGGTGTTAAAGACAATATAGCCCCAGGACTTTAAGTGAGAAGAGAATGCATGGTGTGTAAATATTACACCACGTAACCTCTATCTGTTGAAAATTTGTTAAAAAGataggaaatattttttttttccttttctaaaacCACGAAGCTGACATTCTAGCTCAGTATATTACTACGGTATAACAAGTGACAAAAGTTGGTGCCAAGTCTTTAGGAGCAAGATAGAATAACTGATCAGTGGAGTGAATACAAAGATGGACTCTTTGGCTTTCCACAGCCATTTGAGTCAAGCAAATAAAGTTGGGCAAAACTATTTGAAATTGAAGTTGGAAAATAATTATTCGACATACAAGTCCAGGGCACAACTTCAACTGTTTTTTTGAAACTGGCCAAGCTCAAAGAGAGTGCTTGTGAGTTACAAGATCTAAGACACCccatagaaaaagaaaaagaagggatTGTGACTGTACAAAAAAGAAAGTCTACTCCTTTAGAGAGTTTATGAACTATCTTCATCTTGAATGTTGCGCCAAAAAGCCAAAAGCCACAAAAAATTAATGATTTGAGTTGTCTTTTTAGAAGGTACCTCTTGTACAAAAGTGCGACATTGAACGTCCATATACTTGCATAAAAAGAAGGATGATTAGGAAACACTATCAGCGATAACAGTAAAGGAGGACAATTAGGATTTGACTCCTGGTTTCATTATCTCGTGTATATGCTATTTGGCTTCTTTATGTTGAACAGGTGATGGTTTTCTAATATCACTCAAGTGGTGATGCTAAAGTGCTGAATGGACATGCATTTTAACTGTGTGATTATGCATTTTGTAGCATATGTAATTTGTTAAGCTGATTATGTGTTGCAATCTTTTGTGGTGGTAGGATGTTTCTTTTTCTATGCCGCTTTGCCGCTCAAAATTGGAGGAACTTAGTACAGAAGAGCTGCTTGAGCTTTCAGAGATTGAGAAACAAAATCCGGGCCAGGTAAATTTATCATGTAGTTGAGACTCACGTGGAAAAATAAATCCGGGAGAGAAATTTGCTTACAAATCTTTGTATTAATGATGTCAGATTCTTTGACTGACTTGTCAATGCCTAGTTTTAAGAAAGGGAAAATTGTCCAAAGTATTAAAAAGGGCAGCCCAGTGCACAAAGTATCCCGCGTTCACACAGGGTCCGAGGAAGGGCGCAcctcaaggggtgtgatgtaggtaGCCTACTCTGATGCAAGCATCAG is drawn from Nicotiana tabacum cultivar K326 chromosome 22, ASM71507v2, whole genome shotgun sequence and contains these coding sequences:
- the LOC107795246 gene encoding uncharacterized protein LOC107795246 isoform X6 → MSRNAAEQSGSIKKSSVPSAFLAENQQQLKCPESFLASTVSGKDCATKTCSTSQRCNENTFRSVTELSLGGVDAHGLSTIDMDKALKGLATHEHQVASAKIAESSEPDGGSRSKIFSSELHVPCKMTPLDLTVKTNIRVVSASSINWFHRLINCGTSNVVARFTSSNCSTSQKMTCFPEMNSVSQAVNHWSLHSWMYPQSPLPPSVISALTLSASTGGQLDFLSERQLAWQDSFRSLYYMLRKNVCSIFYVCTAQFVVMFTSSYSEENCVCNAYISQSTRGLRSSLKEHDVSFSMPLCRSKLEELSTEELLELSEIEKQNPGQTRRRGAMSDVDNRPQSLLAFTGNKNVHSLYDFLLNYRYFLTSLTGVDVPVLYSPIPFENAAFTAPEVLIDRQVQLPTTVGCPVQR
- the LOC107795246 gene encoding uncharacterized protein LOC107795246 isoform X3; the protein is MDKALKGLATHEHQVASAKIAESSEPDGGSRSKIFSSELHVPCKMTPLDLTVKTNIRVVSASSINWFHRLINCGTSNVVARFTSSNCSTSQKMTCFPEMNSVSQAVNHWSLHSWMYPQSPLPPSVISALTLSASTGGQLDFLSERQLAWQDSFRSLYYMLRKNVCSIFYVCTAQFVVMFTSSYSEENCVCNAYISQSTRGLRSSLKEHDVSFSMPLCRSKLEELSTEELLELSEIEKQNPGQTRRRGAMSDVDNRPQSLLAFTGNKNVHSLYDFLLNYRYFLTSLTGVDVPVLYSPIPFENAAFTAPEVRCKEVRRIDQVAFQGMESNVPCEHNQQPSSGMCYSVEIKGRYLAPWVTSAICDAFSSNSTSFEASFITEPTSVGLNTCLSVSGKCSDPQVSATEALDNGSLCFGIPNTKLCAQINSAFLKGVKYCGGSYTAFLSPV
- the LOC107795246 gene encoding uncharacterized protein LOC107795246 isoform X9, whose protein sequence is MSRNAAEQSGSIKKSSVPSAFLAENQQQLKCPESFLASTVSGKDCATKTCSTSQRCNENTFRSVTELSLGGVDAHGLSTIDMDKALKGLATHEHQVASAKIAESSEPDGGSRSKIFSSELHVPCKMTPLDLTVKTNIRVVSASSINWFHRLINCGTSNVVARFTSSNCSTSQKMTCFPEMNSVSQAVNHWSLHSWMYPQSPLPPSVISALTLSASTGGQLDFLSERQLAWQDSFRSLYYMLRKNVCSIFYVCTAQFVVMFTSSYSEENCVCNAYISQSTRGLRSSLKEHDVSFSMPLCRSKLEELSTEELLELSEIEKQNPGQTRRRGAMSDVDNRPQSLLAFTGNKNVHSLYDFLLNYRYFLTSLTGVDVPVLYSPIPFENAAFTAPETKEF